In Flagellatimonas centrodinii, a single window of DNA contains:
- the dcd gene encoding dCTP deaminase: MSIKSDRWITRMAREGMIEPFEARQVREVEGRRVISYGVSSYGYDVRCAPDFKIFTNINSTIVDPKNFDARGFVDFQGDCCIIPPNSFALASTVEYFRIPRSTLVVCLGKSTYARCGIIVNVTPLEPEWEGHVTLEFSNTTPLPAKIYANEGVAQMLFFESDEICETSYGDRGGKYQGQRGVTLPRT; this comes from the coding sequence ATGAGCATCAAATCCGACCGCTGGATCACCCGCATGGCCCGCGAGGGAATGATCGAGCCCTTTGAGGCCCGACAGGTGCGCGAGGTGGAGGGGCGACGGGTGATCAGCTACGGCGTCTCAAGCTACGGGTACGACGTCCGCTGCGCCCCGGACTTCAAGATCTTCACCAACATCAACAGCACCATCGTCGACCCGAAGAACTTCGATGCACGCGGTTTTGTCGACTTCCAAGGCGACTGCTGCATCATCCCGCCGAATTCCTTTGCCCTGGCCAGCACGGTGGAATACTTCCGCATCCCGCGTTCGACGCTGGTGGTCTGCCTCGGCAAGAGCACCTATGCCCGCTGCGGCATCATCGTCAACGTGACCCCGCTGGAGCCGGAATGGGAGGGGCATGTCACCCTGGAGTTCTCCAACACCACCCCGCTGCCGGCGAAGATCTACGCCAACGAAGGCGTGGCGCAGATGCTGTTCTTCGAGAGCGATGAGATCTGCGAAACCAGCTACGGCGACCGCGGCGGCAAGTATCAGGGCCAGCGCGGCGTCACCCTGCCGCGCACCTGA
- a CDS encoding metallophosphoesterase: MNPEDLLRRRLLQGGLSAASLLLTGCGDSTTPLNLPDAAGGAPRSPTTPRGVHLSWREDPLTSRTVTWFTDDPAAPAQRLQYGPMMPDMSEADAQRLPFADEVVADTSETPFVEALTHQATARDLPADLPLRYRVGSDAGWSPVRVIRPTPTGDDFRFVHFGDHGRTQDSRNVARAIRAAQPDFALLAGDLSYASGSSSLGPQEVWDAWFDLVEAELGAETILMTAAGNHENEGNNGVAYRNRMAMPTSTVSPDGTFYTFQLGRVQFIVSTGGAFATDGTLVTEILFLETQLARAALRRAAGEIDFIVVSQHFTIWTDQEGRGPANLTLVALQENIFVRYGVDLLAVGHDHIYQRSHPMGFGLRNPLGYVQITSGCGGVGIRGFEPRIQGWSAKALAEPLFVEYVVSRGRIDALTHGVDSLTGETRVVDTFTLERRGRESAGMAVQPVRDVAALHPDYDRLARRTLFRNRLLLANC; this comes from the coding sequence ATGAACCCTGAAGATCTTCTGCGTCGCCGCCTGCTCCAGGGCGGACTCTCGGCCGCCAGCCTGCTGTTGACCGGCTGCGGCGACAGTACCACCCCCCTGAACCTGCCCGACGCCGCCGGGGGCGCACCGCGCAGCCCGACGACGCCACGGGGGGTCCACCTTTCATGGCGCGAGGATCCGCTCACCAGCCGCACGGTGACGTGGTTTACCGACGACCCGGCAGCACCGGCCCAGCGCCTGCAGTACGGGCCCATGATGCCCGACATGAGCGAGGCGGATGCCCAGCGTCTGCCCTTCGCCGATGAAGTCGTCGCCGACACCTCCGAGACGCCCTTCGTCGAGGCCCTGACCCATCAGGCGACCGCCCGCGACCTGCCTGCCGACCTGCCTTTGCGGTATCGGGTGGGCTCTGACGCCGGCTGGTCACCGGTCCGGGTCATCCGCCCCACGCCCACCGGGGACGACTTCCGCTTCGTGCACTTCGGGGACCACGGTCGGACGCAGGATTCCCGTAACGTCGCGCGTGCCATTCGTGCCGCGCAGCCCGATTTCGCCCTGCTGGCGGGCGATCTGTCCTATGCGTCCGGTTCCTCCAGCCTGGGGCCGCAGGAGGTCTGGGACGCGTGGTTCGACCTGGTCGAGGCCGAACTGGGCGCCGAAACCATCCTGATGACGGCTGCCGGCAACCACGAGAACGAAGGTAACAATGGGGTCGCCTATCGCAACCGCATGGCGATGCCCACCAGCACCGTCAGCCCGGACGGTACCTTCTACACATTCCAGCTGGGGCGGGTGCAGTTCATCGTCTCCACCGGCGGCGCCTTTGCCACCGACGGCACGCTGGTCACCGAAATCCTGTTCCTGGAGACCCAACTGGCGCGCGCCGCCCTGCGCCGCGCGGCGGGTGAGATCGATTTCATCGTGGTCAGCCAGCATTTCACCATCTGGACAGACCAGGAGGGCCGCGGGCCGGCCAACCTGACGCTGGTGGCGCTGCAGGAAAACATCTTCGTCCGCTACGGGGTCGATCTGCTGGCGGTCGGCCACGATCACATCTACCAGCGCAGCCATCCGATGGGGTTCGGCCTGCGCAACCCGCTGGGCTATGTGCAGATCACCAGCGGTTGTGGTGGCGTCGGCATTCGCGGCTTCGAGCCGCGTATCCAGGGCTGGTCGGCGAAGGCGCTGGCGGAACCCCTGTTCGTCGAGTACGTGGTCAGCCGTGGTCGCATCGACGCACTCACCCATGGGGTTGACAGCCTCACCGGCGAAACCCGTGTGGTCGACACGTTCACCCTGGAACGCCGTGGCCGCGAATCGGCGGGAATGGCGGTACAGCCGGTCCGCGACGTGGCCGCCCTGCACCCGGACTATGACCGCCTCGCGCGCCGCACTCTGTTCCGCAACCGGCTGCTGCTGGCGAACTGTTGA
- the rsxA gene encoding electron transport complex subunit RsxA: protein MTDYLLILVGAVLVHNFVLVQFLGLCPFMGTSKKVETSTGLALATTFVLTLTAVATYLVDAWVLVPLELTYLRTVSFIVVIASVVQFVEMVVQKTSPLLYQVLGIYLPLITTNCIVLGVALLNVRQAQSFMESALMGLGAGAGFSLVLLLFAGIRERLTVADVPAAFKGAPSALVTAGIMSLAFLGFAGLA, encoded by the coding sequence ATGACGGACTACCTCCTGATCCTTGTCGGTGCCGTATTGGTGCACAACTTCGTGTTGGTGCAGTTCCTCGGCTTGTGCCCGTTCATGGGCACATCGAAGAAGGTGGAGACTTCGACCGGCCTGGCGCTGGCCACCACCTTCGTGCTGACGCTGACGGCGGTTGCTACGTATCTGGTCGACGCCTGGGTTCTGGTGCCACTCGAGCTGACCTACCTGCGCACGGTGAGCTTTATCGTGGTAATCGCCAGCGTGGTGCAGTTCGTCGAAATGGTCGTGCAGAAGACCAGCCCACTGCTGTATCAGGTGCTGGGCATTTACCTGCCCTTGATTACCACCAACTGCATCGTGCTCGGCGTCGCCCTGCTCAACGTTCGCCAGGCGCAGAGCTTCATGGAATCGGCACTGATGGGGCTGGGTGCCGGAGCAGGCTTTTCGCTGGTGCTGCTGCTGTTCGCCGGCATCCGCGAGCGATTGACTGTGGCCGATGTGCCCGCGGCGTTCAAGGGCGCGCCATCGGCGCTGGTCACCGCGGGCATCATGAGCCTGGCATTCCTCGGCTTTGCCGGCCTCGCCTAG
- the sbcB gene encoding exodeoxyribonuclease I encodes MTLKRFLWHDYETFGADPARDRPAQFAGLYTDADLQPVGEPMMFYCRPVMDVLPHPDAVAITGITPQIAEREGLDEPVFAQRIFDAFSRPGTCGVGYNSIRFDDEVTRHLFYRNFHDPYIREWSGGNSRWDLIDVVRLWHALRPDGLEWPTGEHGATSFKLEHLTAANGLAHEQAHDALSDVRATLVLAQKLKQAQPRLFEHALGLRDKRAAATLLAGSTQAPVLHVSSRIPAALGCLTAVVALAPHPTNRNCVLSFDLRQDPTDLLMLDVDELQDRLFTPREDLPEGIERLALKGIHLNKSPMLAPLATLRPAQAERWQLDLAEIAEHHAVLMQAGPALVEKVQAIYAQDDRATDDPEVSLYGGFIPDSDRARCERVREAGPAGAAAFDGRFDDPRLNELLFRWRARHAPDQLEEGERAAWQEFLQRKLTIDTGLATLTLPAYRALVDARIRQETDPVRLRQWLELQQWPRDSGLLDWIRDQSAA; translated from the coding sequence ATGACGCTCAAGCGCTTTCTCTGGCACGACTACGAAACCTTTGGCGCCGACCCGGCACGGGATCGTCCGGCCCAGTTCGCCGGGCTCTATACCGACGCCGATCTGCAACCGGTCGGCGAGCCGATGATGTTCTACTGCCGCCCGGTCATGGATGTGCTGCCGCATCCGGATGCGGTGGCGATCACCGGCATCACACCGCAGATCGCAGAGCGCGAGGGACTGGATGAGCCGGTCTTCGCGCAGCGCATCTTCGACGCGTTCAGCCGGCCTGGCACCTGTGGCGTCGGCTACAACTCGATTCGGTTCGACGACGAGGTGACCCGTCATCTTTTCTACCGAAACTTCCACGATCCCTACATTCGCGAGTGGTCCGGCGGCAACAGCCGCTGGGACCTGATCGACGTGGTGCGCCTGTGGCACGCCCTTCGGCCCGACGGGTTGGAATGGCCGACCGGCGAGCACGGCGCCACCAGCTTCAAGTTGGAGCACCTGACGGCGGCCAACGGGCTGGCACATGAACAGGCTCACGACGCACTGTCCGATGTGCGCGCCACCCTGGTGCTGGCGCAGAAGCTCAAACAGGCCCAGCCGCGACTGTTCGAGCACGCACTCGGTCTGCGCGACAAACGGGCCGCTGCCACCCTGTTGGCGGGCAGCACCCAGGCCCCGGTTCTGCATGTGTCGTCCCGCATTCCCGCGGCGCTCGGGTGCCTGACGGCGGTGGTGGCCCTGGCCCCGCATCCGACCAATCGCAACTGCGTGTTGAGCTTCGACCTGCGGCAGGACCCGACCGATCTGCTGATGCTCGATGTCGACGAGCTTCAGGACCGGCTATTCACACCGCGCGAGGACCTGCCGGAAGGCATCGAGCGGCTGGCGCTGAAGGGCATCCACCTGAACAAGTCGCCGATGTTGGCGCCACTGGCCACGCTGCGGCCGGCACAGGCCGAACGCTGGCAGCTCGATCTCGCCGAAATCGCCGAGCATCATGCCGTGTTGATGCAGGCGGGTCCGGCGCTGGTGGAAAAGGTGCAGGCCATCTATGCGCAGGACGACCGCGCTACCGATGACCCCGAGGTCTCGCTCTACGGCGGCTTCATTCCGGATAGCGACCGGGCGCGATGCGAGCGCGTCCGCGAGGCTGGTCCCGCCGGTGCGGCAGCCTTCGATGGCCGCTTCGACGACCCGCGACTGAACGAACTGCTGTTCCGCTGGCGCGCGCGGCATGCGCCGGACCAACTGGAGGAGGGCGAGCGCGCCGCCTGGCAGGAATTCCTGCAGCGCAAGCTGACGATCGACACCGGCCTCGCCACGCTGACCCTGCCGGCCTACCGCGCGCTGGTGGACGCTCGCATCCGCCAGGAGACCGATCCGGTCCGCCTGCGGCAGTGGCTGGAGCTGCAGCAATGGCCCCGCGACAGTGGCCTGCTCGACTGGATCAGGGACCAAAGCGCTGCGTAA
- the metG gene encoding methionine--tRNA ligase — MRRILVTNALPYANGAIHLGHLVGYVQADIWVRFQRLLGHEVVYVCADDAHGTPIMLAAEKAGTTPEAYIEDVRQAHMRDFADVGIAFDHYHSTHSPENERLSREIYTRLNAGGHIARRNVRQLFDPERQMFLPDRYIKGECPKCGAADQYGDNCEVCGAAYAPTDLKNPRSAVSGATPELRDSEHYFFKLGDFQPFLQDWLAGDVAHSSIRAKLREWFEAGLKDWDISRDAPYFGFPIPDAPGKFFYVWLDAPIGYMASFAAWAAKRESGMENGESLFDVYWSPTIPDSRFPIPELHHFIGKDIVNFHGLFWPAMLQGAGFRTPTRLHVNGYLTINGQKMSKSRGTFIRARTYLDHLDPEALRYYFAAKLGSGPEDLDLNLEDFAARVNSDLVGKYVNIASRCAGFIEKRFDGRLGDTASDPALIATVAAAAPRLQAAFEQGELAAAIREIMALADRANGEIQQQAPWKMAKQEGRDAELQAVCTTFLNVFRQLTVYLKPILPRIAAEAERFLAVPPLTWADAATPLLGHTIQPYAPLMTRIETPRVEAMLAAEAAAHPAAAAAAPVATAKAKVAQADDAVISIDDFSKVDLRIARIVEADQVEGADKLLRLQLDLGPQGTRQVFAGIKKAYAPETLVGKLTVCVANLAPRKMKFGLSEGMVLAASDDQGGPCLLWPDEGARPGMRIK, encoded by the coding sequence ATGCGCCGGATCCTTGTCACCAACGCCCTGCCCTACGCCAACGGGGCGATCCACCTCGGTCATCTGGTGGGATACGTCCAGGCTGACATCTGGGTGCGCTTCCAGCGACTGCTGGGCCACGAGGTGGTCTACGTCTGTGCCGACGATGCCCACGGAACGCCGATCATGCTGGCCGCCGAGAAAGCCGGCACCACGCCCGAGGCCTACATCGAGGATGTGCGCCAGGCCCACATGCGCGACTTCGCCGATGTGGGCATCGCTTTCGATCACTATCACTCGACCCACAGCCCGGAAAACGAGCGGCTGTCGCGCGAGATCTACACCCGCCTCAATGCGGGAGGGCATATCGCCCGCCGCAACGTGCGGCAGCTGTTCGACCCCGAGCGGCAGATGTTCCTGCCAGACCGCTACATCAAGGGGGAATGCCCGAAGTGTGGTGCCGCCGATCAATACGGCGACAACTGCGAAGTCTGTGGTGCCGCCTATGCCCCCACCGATCTCAAGAACCCGCGCTCGGCGGTCAGTGGCGCCACGCCGGAGCTGCGTGATTCGGAACATTACTTCTTCAAACTCGGCGACTTCCAACCCTTCCTGCAGGACTGGCTGGCCGGCGACGTCGCCCACAGCAGCATCCGCGCCAAGCTGCGCGAGTGGTTCGAGGCCGGACTCAAGGACTGGGACATCTCGCGCGATGCGCCCTACTTTGGCTTCCCGATCCCGGACGCGCCGGGCAAGTTCTTCTATGTCTGGCTGGACGCGCCGATCGGCTACATGGCGAGCTTCGCCGCCTGGGCGGCGAAACGGGAATCGGGAATGGAGAATGGGGAATCGTTATTCGATGTCTATTGGTCTCCGACGATTCCCGATTCCCGATTCCCGATTCCCGAACTGCACCACTTCATCGGCAAGGACATCGTCAATTTCCACGGCCTGTTCTGGCCGGCCATGCTCCAGGGCGCCGGCTTCCGCACGCCCACCCGGCTGCATGTCAACGGCTATCTGACCATCAACGGCCAGAAGATGAGCAAGAGTCGCGGCACCTTCATCCGCGCTCGCACCTACCTCGACCACCTCGACCCGGAAGCGCTGCGCTACTACTTTGCCGCCAAGCTGGGCAGCGGCCCGGAGGACCTGGACCTCAACCTCGAGGACTTCGCTGCACGGGTCAACAGTGACCTGGTCGGCAAGTACGTGAACATCGCCAGCCGCTGTGCCGGCTTCATCGAGAAGCGTTTTGACGGCCGGCTGGGCGACACCGCGAGCGACCCGGCGCTGATCGCCACCGTGGCCGCCGCGGCGCCACGGTTGCAGGCTGCATTCGAACAAGGCGAACTGGCTGCAGCCATCCGCGAGATCATGGCCTTGGCCGATCGTGCCAACGGCGAGATTCAGCAACAGGCGCCGTGGAAGATGGCGAAGCAGGAGGGCCGTGACGCCGAACTGCAGGCGGTGTGCACCACCTTCCTCAATGTCTTCCGCCAGCTCACGGTGTACCTCAAGCCCATTCTCCCGCGCATTGCCGCCGAGGCCGAACGCTTCCTCGCGGTGCCACCGCTGACCTGGGCCGATGCCGCCACCCCGCTGCTCGGCCACACCATCCAACCCTATGCCCCGCTCATGACCCGTATCGAGACGCCCCGTGTCGAAGCCATGCTGGCCGCCGAAGCTGCCGCCCATCCGGCAGCGGCGGCAGCGGCGCCGGTCGCGACCGCAAAGGCCAAGGTGGCGCAGGCGGATGATGCGGTCATCAGCATTGACGATTTCAGCAAGGTGGATCTGCGCATTGCCCGCATCGTCGAGGCCGATCAGGTGGAGGGCGCCGACAAACTGCTGCGACTGCAGCTCGATCTGGGCCCGCAGGGCACCCGGCAGGTGTTCGCCGGCATCAAGAAGGCCTATGCCCCCGAGACGCTGGTGGGCAAGTTGACGGTCTGCGTCGCCAATCTGGCCCCCCGCAAGATGAAATTCGGCCTGTCCGAGGGCATGGTGCTGGCTGCCAGCGACGATCAGGGCGGCCCCTGTCTACTCTGGCCGGATGAAGGCGCCCGCCCCGGCATGCGCATAAAGTAG
- the rsxB gene encoding electron transport complex subunit RsxB: protein MLTAILALTVLAAVFGLVLGYAGIRFKVEGDPLVDQIDKVLPQTQCGQCGFPGCKPYATAIASGEAEINQCPPGGEDGVQKLAELLGREPLPLNPENGVAKEAKTVALIDEDTCIGCTKCIQACPVDAIVGAANQMHTIIESHCTGCELCLPPCPVDCITMEPVPDTVRTWRWPLPDAAETARKEAA, encoded by the coding sequence ATGCTGACCGCCATCCTCGCCCTGACGGTGCTCGCCGCAGTCTTCGGACTGGTGCTGGGTTATGCCGGCATCCGCTTCAAGGTCGAGGGCGATCCGTTGGTGGATCAGATCGACAAGGTGTTGCCCCAGACCCAGTGCGGCCAGTGCGGTTTCCCGGGCTGTAAGCCCTACGCCACAGCGATCGCCAGTGGTGAGGCCGAAATCAACCAGTGCCCGCCGGGCGGCGAGGACGGTGTGCAGAAGCTGGCCGAACTGCTGGGCCGTGAACCCCTGCCATTGAATCCAGAAAACGGAGTTGCCAAGGAGGCCAAGACCGTCGCTCTGATCGACGAAGACACCTGCATCGGCTGCACCAAGTGCATTCAGGCATGCCCGGTGGATGCCATTGTTGGCGCGGCCAACCAGATGCACACCATCATCGAGAGCCATTGCACCGGCTGCGAGCTGTGCCTGCCGCCCTGCCCGGTGGACTGCATCACCATGGAACCGGTGCCCGACACCGTGCGCACCTGGCGCTGGCCACTGCCGGACGCCGCGGAGACTGCCCGCAAGGAAGCGGCATGA
- a CDS encoding hotdog fold thioesterase, which produces MYPLPDDKTLLGALGITITECTKTRVVATMPVHAATHQPYGLLHGGASVALAETVASTAAWMNIDQATEMAVGLEINANHLRGKRDGVVTATASPVHVGRRTQVWQVDIVDEAGKAVCSSRCTIAVVPQQG; this is translated from the coding sequence ATGTATCCCCTGCCTGACGACAAGACCCTGCTGGGCGCCCTTGGTATCACCATCACCGAATGCACCAAGACACGCGTGGTGGCCACCATGCCGGTCCATGCGGCGACCCATCAGCCCTACGGCCTGCTCCACGGTGGTGCCTCGGTGGCGCTGGCCGAAACCGTGGCCTCCACCGCCGCCTGGATGAACATCGACCAGGCCACCGAGATGGCGGTGGGCCTGGAGATCAACGCCAACCACCTGCGCGGCAAGCGCGACGGTGTGGTGACGGCCACCGCCTCGCCGGTGCATGTCGGACGCCGCACCCAGGTGTGGCAGGTCGACATCGTCGACGAAGCCGGCAAGGCAGTCTGCAGTTCGCGCTGCACCATCGCCGTGGTACCCCAGCAGGGCTGA
- the rsxC gene encoding electron transport complex subunit RsxC: MNAPVRIFGFPGGLHLDDHKALSTATPIATAPLPPELVLPLSQHIGAPAKPRVEPGDKVRRGQTLADPQGAVSSPVHAPTSGTITAIEPRAVPHPSGLSALCLILTPDGEDRALETPEWSPAPDFERLTAAEIRDIARKAGIVGLGGAGFPAAIKLTPGRAVDTLIINGAECEPYITCDQMLMREQADEIVVGIRVVLHALEAPRCLIGIEDNKPEAIRALSDAARQDPRIHVVVVPTRYPQGGEKQLIQTLTGLEVPSEGLPLDLGIVCHNPGTVRAVGRAVTLGEPLIERVVTVTGEAIAQPQNFRVRLGTPMQALVTLAGGFSTPPARLLMGGPMMGFNVPSLAVPVVKATNCILALPPEQTRPEAAAQPCIRCGECATVCPARLLPQQLYWHARAREFDRAEALNLFDCIECGCCALVCPSHIPLVQYYRFAKTEIWAEEADKRQADAARLRHEARQARLEREEAEKEAARARKKAAIAARGSRPAATPSPAATPASTTSAPTAGDADDDPVARALARAQARKAGSGAVPQPTAVDAEATSPADDPVAKALAAAQARKAAKAAATPDADDPVAKALAAAQARKAAQAAGPAADPDDPVAKAIAAAQARKAAKAAARPDSDDPVAKALAAAQARKAAKAAKATQSDTDTP; the protein is encoded by the coding sequence ATGAACGCACCCGTGCGGATATTCGGGTTCCCCGGGGGCCTGCACCTCGACGACCATAAGGCACTGTCGACGGCAACCCCGATCGCCACCGCGCCACTGCCCCCGGAACTGGTACTGCCCCTGTCGCAGCACATCGGCGCACCGGCCAAACCGCGAGTGGAGCCCGGGGATAAGGTCCGCCGGGGCCAGACGCTGGCGGACCCCCAGGGTGCGGTGTCGTCGCCGGTGCATGCGCCGACGTCGGGCACCATCACCGCCATCGAACCGCGCGCCGTACCCCACCCCTCGGGGCTCAGCGCGCTCTGCCTGATCCTCACACCCGATGGCGAGGATCGCGCGCTGGAGACTCCCGAGTGGTCGCCGGCGCCCGACTTCGAACGCCTGACGGCGGCCGAGATCCGCGATATCGCGCGCAAGGCCGGCATCGTCGGGCTCGGCGGCGCCGGCTTCCCGGCCGCCATCAAGCTGACGCCGGGACGTGCCGTCGACACGCTGATCATCAACGGCGCCGAGTGCGAGCCCTACATCACCTGCGATCAGATGCTGATGCGGGAGCAAGCCGATGAGATCGTGGTCGGCATCCGTGTCGTCCTGCACGCGCTGGAGGCACCGCGCTGCCTGATCGGGATCGAGGACAACAAACCGGAGGCCATCCGGGCCCTGTCGGACGCAGCCCGTCAGGATCCCCGGATTCATGTCGTGGTGGTTCCGACCCGCTATCCGCAAGGCGGCGAAAAGCAGTTGATCCAGACGCTCACCGGCCTCGAAGTCCCCAGCGAAGGCCTGCCACTGGATCTCGGCATCGTCTGTCACAACCCGGGAACGGTGCGTGCCGTCGGCCGTGCCGTCACCTTGGGTGAACCCCTGATCGAGCGGGTGGTGACGGTCACCGGCGAGGCCATCGCCCAGCCCCAGAACTTCCGCGTGCGTCTGGGAACCCCGATGCAAGCTCTGGTGACATTGGCCGGAGGCTTCTCGACACCGCCGGCGCGATTGTTGATGGGCGGCCCGATGATGGGCTTCAACGTACCGTCACTCGCAGTGCCGGTGGTCAAGGCCACCAACTGCATTCTGGCGCTGCCCCCCGAACAGACGCGGCCCGAAGCCGCCGCCCAACCCTGTATCCGTTGCGGCGAATGCGCCACCGTCTGCCCGGCACGGCTGTTGCCACAGCAGCTCTATTGGCACGCCCGCGCGCGGGAGTTCGACCGCGCCGAAGCGCTCAACCTGTTCGATTGCATCGAATGCGGCTGCTGCGCACTGGTGTGCCCCAGCCACATCCCGCTAGTGCAGTACTACCGGTTCGCCAAGACCGAGATCTGGGCAGAAGAGGCCGACAAGCGTCAGGCTGACGCGGCACGCCTGCGGCACGAGGCGCGGCAAGCGCGGCTGGAACGGGAAGAGGCCGAGAAGGAAGCCGCACGCGCGCGCAAGAAAGCGGCGATTGCGGCGCGCGGCAGTCGCCCCGCCGCAACCCCCTCCCCCGCCGCCACACCCGCGTCAACGACGTCGGCGCCGACAGCCGGAGATGCCGACGACGATCCGGTCGCGCGGGCGCTGGCGCGCGCCCAGGCGCGCAAGGCCGGCAGTGGCGCGGTACCCCAGCCCACGGCCGTCGACGCGGAGGCGACGTCCCCCGCTGACGATCCGGTGGCCAAGGCCCTCGCCGCGGCGCAGGCACGCAAGGCGGCAAAGGCGGCCGCAACGCCGGATGCCGATGACCCGGTCGCCAAGGCGCTGGCTGCGGCGCAGGCGCGCAAGGCAGCGCAGGCCGCAGGTCCCGCCGCCGACCCGGATGATCCGGTAGCAAAGGCCATCGCTGCCGCACAGGCCCGCAAAGCCGCCAAGGCCGCTGCGAGACCCGACAGCGATGATCCGGTCGCCAAGGCACTCGCTGCAGCACAGGCTCGCAAGGCCGCCAAAGCGGCCAAGGCAACGCAATCGGACACTGACACCCCATGA
- the apbC gene encoding iron-sulfur cluster carrier protein ApbC translates to MSTPTELLAVLEDYIHPLIGRGLSSAGVVTEAVIADGSARVVLTLGFPVAGIAAALTADLQALLRAALGVEAEIEVRQQIVSAAIGANLQPLPGIRNILAVASGKGGVGKSTVAVNLALALQAEGARVGMLDADIYGPSQPRMLGAQRRPESPDGKIMYPVMAHGLQSMSIGYLVDDEQPMIWRGPMVSQALQQLLNETRWEDLDYLVVDLPPGTGDVQLTLSQRIPVSGALIVTTPQDIALLDARKALRMFQKVNVPVLGVVENMSTHICSQCGHEEAIFGHGGGARMASEYGLTLLGDLPLDIRIREQADSGCPTVAADPGGALAGRYREIARRAAAGLAAATPIAFPSIEISDD, encoded by the coding sequence ATGTCCACGCCCACCGAACTGCTCGCCGTACTCGAGGACTACATTCACCCGCTGATCGGCCGGGGGCTGTCGTCGGCTGGAGTGGTGACGGAGGCCGTGATCGCCGACGGCAGCGCCCGGGTGGTGCTGACCCTGGGGTTTCCAGTGGCGGGTATCGCGGCGGCGCTGACGGCCGACCTGCAGGCGCTGTTGCGAGCGGCCCTGGGCGTTGAAGCCGAGATCGAGGTGCGTCAGCAGATCGTCAGTGCCGCCATCGGCGCCAACCTGCAGCCGCTACCGGGGATCCGCAACATTCTGGCGGTCGCCAGCGGCAAGGGTGGGGTGGGCAAGTCCACGGTGGCGGTCAACCTGGCGCTGGCACTGCAGGCCGAGGGGGCGCGGGTGGGGATGCTCGACGCCGACATCTATGGCCCCAGTCAGCCACGCATGCTGGGCGCGCAGCGTCGCCCCGAATCGCCCGACGGCAAGATCATGTACCCGGTCATGGCCCATGGCCTGCAGAGCATGAGCATCGGGTACCTGGTGGACGATGAGCAGCCGATGATCTGGCGCGGACCGATGGTGTCGCAGGCGCTGCAGCAACTGCTCAACGAAACCCGCTGGGAGGATCTCGACTACCTGGTGGTGGACCTGCCGCCAGGGACCGGCGACGTACAACTGACCCTGTCACAGCGGATCCCGGTGTCCGGAGCGCTGATCGTCACCACCCCGCAGGACATCGCGCTGCTCGATGCCCGCAAGGCCCTGCGGATGTTCCAGAAGGTGAACGTGCCGGTGCTGGGGGTGGTGGAAAACATGAGCACCCACATCTGCAGCCAGTGTGGGCATGAGGAGGCCATCTTCGGTCACGGTGGCGGTGCGCGGATGGCATCGGAGTACGGGCTCACGCTGCTGGGGGACCTGCCACTCGACATCCGTATCCGCGAGCAGGCCGACAGTGGTTGCCCGACCGTGGCGGCCGATCCGGGGGGCGCGCTGGCCGGGCGCTACCGCGAGATTGCACGCCGCGCCGCGGCCGGGTTGGCTGCAGCCACGCCCATCGCCTTCCCCAGTATCGAGATCAGCGACGACTGA